CACCACCATCAGTCGCTGCTGCTGGGCCACCGAAGTGCATCTGAGCTGCACGTTCAATTAGACGAGAACCTGTAAAGGGTTGTCCCGTTGTTGGGTCTATCTGTTCAGATGCTCTATCTAACAAAGCACTAGCGTCAGCATCAAACAGAGCATTCTGATCGGCCTGGGAGAAGTAACTCAACATTTCATCAGAACTTACAGCTTTTCCAGCATCAACTTTTGCTAAAAATTGCTTTCCTCCTGGCTTGGAGAGAATTTTCTCTCGGACATCATTTCGGTAGCTCATCAACTGATACCGCCCTAATGCACGTCCTCGGTTTCCAGCGCTATCTTCAACAAAAGAGCCAATTGAGCCATACCCTCCCTCAATTTCTGAAATAGCGCTGGCATAAGCCCCCAGAGAAACGCCTTGATGGGTGGGACCACAATTACCCGGCTTGCTGGAATTAGCTGACGGTAGATGGGGATTGATTGCGTTGGGTACCCCTTCAGCACTTGCTGAAGTTTGTGTAGATTGGCTGAGGTTCGTACTGGGAGCAATCGCATCAACATTTCCCAGGAAAATTGCATCTTTCTCGTGATAACTCAACCAGGGAATCGGACCAATAAAGTAAGGCGTACAGCCTAAATCCACGAAGCCTTTACGCATACAGAACCGAAAAAATAAAGCCGTATCGACAGTTCCTTTGGGTTCTGATATATCCCAAATGACAACCTTAAAAGCATCACCAAAAGGAAGGCGTCCTGTCGGTTCCAACCCATTATTGACAGCAGCAAGAATCCCATGACCGCCTCGAACGTCTTGGGACTTTCCGCTAATCCATTGCCTACCCAAAATCTTGGCAGAACCCGCTAGTTCAGCGTGAGCGCAATCTTGCTCACAAGGGACTGTAAAACCTTCTACATCGCTACCAGAAATTGTGCGCTCACGCTGCTGTTCGGCTGACCCAAATGCAATATCAACAGTTCCCACATCAGTTCCCACAGGATTCGCTGGGGTGGGAAACTGAGAGAAAGGCACATCGCTTAAACCTGGAATTTGGTCGATATTGACAATCTGCCAATCAGAGAAAGAGCCAATTGATGTCGTATCCAGCCCTGGAATCGAAGCGAGATCGTATTTATCTAAAGGCAGCTTAGAGAATTCCAAATCACCCAAAAGCGGCGATTGCGCTAAAAGTTGACCGATAGTTTGAGCTGGGTTAACGTCAGTTGTTAGCTGACTTTGAAGCAAATCTAAAATTGGCTTGACTTCTTCAATGGGTAAATGACTTAGAGTTGGGATAGCTTTAACCAAGCTGCCGAGAGTTTGATAAGCCATTACTCCAAACTCTTGTAAGCTCGTTCTATTCAAATTTAAACCAGTAGAAGAAGCATGATTGATGGTAGATAGAGAAAAATCTTGCAACTTAAACCCATCTTGGAAGTCTCCCAACATCAGGAAATCCGCAGGCTTTTGTCCTGCCGACCAATTTCGAGAGGGGTCGTACCCCAACTGGTTGACCACATCATTAGGAACGGTGAGAGAACCGCTTTCTGCAATGGCAGGAAGATTACTAAAAGTAATCTGATTCCAATCCGGTAACGGAGTATTTTGCCAAGTTGTTGTAGGAATGGGACTTGGCGGTTGGGTGGAAGCGACAGCTTTTAAACCTGTGAATCCATCAATTGTCAAGGGTAATCCAAAAAGGAAAATTGACAAAAGAAAACCCGTGACCGCCCAATAAAGACGACGGCTAAACTTATGAAGAAACATGGTTGTCAAAAATTATTTCGTGTGAGCTGAAGTTCTAGCTGGAACGAGAACTGGATTGCTCGTTCTTCCCAATTGTGCCAATCGCTCAACTAAGTTTAGGGATATGCCCGATGTTGAGGCGGCTGATTCAATCGGTTCGCCCGCTTGTACCCTTGCTAAAAAGTTCCGAATTCGTGTTTCGAGGGGCTGACCAGTACGAATCAAACCTCTTTGCATTGCCACAGCTAGCCCACGACTAAAAACTGAATAGTTTGAGATAGAATCGACAATCGAGCTGTATTTGGTATTACTAGGAGTAGAAACTGAAACTGGGGTAACTTCAATCGTGTGGTATTGAGGTGTTCCCGATGCCAGTGCCACTCGAAACAAATACACGCGCTGCCCAGAAGTCCCGGAAGTAATTGCTGTTAACAATGTGCTAGTGGTCTTGGGCAAACCTGGAATGTTCAATGGGTTGATGCCCCGTAGGTGCAATACTCTCGCCCCATTCGGCTGACATGGCTTACCTTGACTGCCTAAGCCGGATAAACAGCCATCTACATCCAAAGTGGCAAAGGAAGGGTTATCCAACCAAACTTTTTCCACAATCTCTCCAGTTGGAATAAAACTGATGTTGACTCCATATCCAGAAGACAATTCAATCAGTGGTGGTGAGGAACCCGATTGACCCGTTGCTTGTAATATTGAGACACGTCGTACCGAATTGGAGATTGTATTAGCCGACGCGGGCAATCCAAACGGCAGTCCCGACCCACTATTGCAGTAACTTAATCCTGTTAGACAAAGGGTCGATGCGATAGAAAGTGCAAATCTTGAAAAAGTCCTCATAACTCAAAACTCACGGATTCAGATTCAGTGTTGATGTAAAGAAAGCACTTACATTTCAAACGAGCGATTAACAAAAACCTGTACGTCTTCACCTGCACGCACATACCAAACATTGGGGCGAGACATAATCTCTTGAATTGCTTTGTCGTTCCGCTGCAATATCTGTTGGGTGAGCGGTCCAAATCCACCGTCTAAAATCGCTCCCAGTAGGTTGGGGCGGCGATTGCTCGTTGTTGTAGAAGAACTAAACCCACCGCTTGATGAATTAATCGACTGTTGAACATCAGGCTGATTGAGTACTTCCCCTACTTTGGAGAGCGACCCGAACAAGAATGCCGTCACATCACGAGAAGCGATCGCACTTCCCTTCTTCCCCCATTTGTCAGCCATTAAGGGTTGACCATCTGACCCCCGAATACTGATGGCTCCAGGCGGCAACACGTACTCTTGACCATCAACGATCGCCTGCGTTGCTTCAAGTTGAGTTAGTCCCGATTCGCCTACATTAATGATTCGAGCAACAATTTGAGTGCCTTGTGGCAACATGACAGAACCCTGAGGGTCAGTTAGCGGTTCATTGAGCTGAACGATAAACTTTTCTTGAGCTGACGAAGCCGCCGAATTAGACGCAGAACCAGCCGACGCTCTTGCTCCCGCCCAAATAACGGGTGTCAATAGCTCTCCAGAAGCCATTTCACCAACTTGCAAGTAGCGCACTGGCACACCACTCAGCACGCTGGACTCCTCAGCAGGATTAATCTGATCTGTGGGTGTAGAAGCAATCTGATTCCCAGTTGCATTCGGTAGTAGAGGCTGATGCGGAGAGTTGGCTGTTAGCACAGGGGAACGAAGTCCGGGCATCTCTGCGTCTCCATGTCCCCGCATCCTCGTGTCATCTCCATCGGCTGGTTGTGACGACACCCCCCGAGGAAGCTCTGAAGAACCAAAAACTGTTTCTTTGTCATCAAGACTGCCATCGCGTGGAATTTGCATTTTAGAAGCCGCCGCTACGGGGAGCGGTACAGTCGTAGGAGTAACAACAGCTCCCGCAGTCGATGACATGACTGGAATGGCACGAGGGGTTGTTACAAACGGTTCTTCCGTCTGAGTAGGGATAGATGTAGTCCTTGAGTCAGCAATTTGAGAGGCGTCTTCACCAACTGGGTTGGTGCCATAACTTCCAATCTGTGAGAGAGCCACCCACTGCTGCATGGGATCTGGAGTCGGTTTCGGTTGTGAGGGCAAAGCGGATGGTGATGGTTCTTCGACGGCTTTTCGAGCAGGTTGAGTCGATTGAGTTGGTTGAGTGGGTCGAGCCAGTTGAGTTGGTTGAACTGGACGAGAAGGTGGTGCGTATTCTCGCTGCACCACAGGACGAGGGGAATAGAAGGGGGGCGGTGTAGAAGAGCGCTGCACTACAGGACGAGGAGGATATGAAGGTGGTGGAGTAGAGGAACCTGGCTTAGTAGAACTTTCTTGAGTCGAAGGAGAAGGATTTGCATCCTTATTAACTTTCGACACACTGGTTTGAGGAGTTTTCGGACTTTTGGCGCGGTCTAAATCCTGAATTTGAGCCGCCTGAGAGCCAAGAGC
Above is a window of Allocoleopsis franciscana PCC 7113 DNA encoding:
- a CDS encoding TrbI/VirB10 family protein — protein: MNQQDWNEYRINGKGHADTVFNSNEESVSQIIEGADEDWEWTDEKLASLVDFDDSPEIPLETIPESDLADSVLESNAISQAELFDDPIEGKTQPKFSTSPFPKAAAVGLVMLVLFGGGGLFLQSVTSSASRKAPAIANSPSPQPTPTIPPTPDTEVGNLKTQVALGSQAAQIQDLDRAKSPKTPQTSVSKVNKDANPSPSTQESSTKPGSSTPPPSYPPRPVVQRSSTPPPFYSPRPVVQREYAPPSRPVQPTQLARPTQPTQSTQPARKAVEEPSPSALPSQPKPTPDPMQQWVALSQIGSYGTNPVGEDASQIADSRTTSIPTQTEEPFVTTPRAIPVMSSTAGAVVTPTTVPLPVAAASKMQIPRDGSLDDKETVFGSSELPRGVSSQPADGDDTRMRGHGDAEMPGLRSPVLTANSPHQPLLPNATGNQIASTPTDQINPAEESSVLSGVPVRYLQVGEMASGELLTPVIWAGARASAGSASNSAASSAQEKFIVQLNEPLTDPQGSVMLPQGTQIVARIINVGESGLTQLEATQAIVDGQEYVLPPGAISIRGSDGQPLMADKWGKKGSAIASRDVTAFLFGSLSKVGEVLNQPDVQQSINSSSGGFSSSTTTSNRRPNLLGAILDGGFGPLTQQILQRNDKAIQEIMSRPNVWYVRAGEDVQVFVNRSFEM